In Desulfovibrio litoralis DSM 11393, a genomic segment contains:
- a CDS encoding AsnC family transcriptional regulator, giving the protein MLDQTDKRILDIIQGDFPLASRPYKVIAEQTDLSEEEVLTRVNNMRKNKIIRRLGANFQSAKLGFRSTLCAAKVPDEKMEEFVALVNSYKGVTHNYLRRHDYNIWFTFIGSSWESVCNQLLEIENKTGIKILNLPAKELYKIKVNFKLED; this is encoded by the coding sequence ATGCTAGATCAAACAGATAAACGTATTCTTGATATTATTCAGGGGGATTTTCCTCTGGCTTCTCGTCCGTATAAAGTTATAGCTGAACAAACAGACTTAAGCGAAGAAGAAGTTTTGACTCGGGTTAACAATATGCGAAAAAATAAAATTATTCGCCGTTTGGGGGCTAATTTCCAATCGGCTAAATTAGGTTTTCGCAGTACCCTTTGTGCCGCCAAGGTGCCTGATGAGAAGATGGAAGAGTTTGTTGCCTTGGTTAATAGTTATAAAGGAGTAACACACAATTACCTTCGCAGGCATGATTATAATATTTGGTTTACTTTTATAGGAAGCTCTTGGGAGTCAGTTTGCAATCAACTTTTAGAAATTGAAAATAAAACCGGTATAAAAATCCTCAACTTACCGGCTAAAGAATTATATAAAATCAAGGTAAACTTTAAACTCGAAGATTAA
- a CDS encoding flagellin, with the protein MALVINHNLMAMNAARNLSQAYGALGSSVSKLSSGLRITTAADDAAGLAIRELMRAEIASLNQGVRNANDAISLIQTADGALGVIDEKLIRMKELAEQAATGTYSSTQRLIIDSEYQAMASEITRIANATSFNGVHLLNGNLSGDNHNGAGLVSSGKLKVHFGPNNQSAEDYYYIKIGNSTASSLGVGNNSAAGDGHSISTQQGAQKALEALKEAISSKDDIRANLGAMQNRLENTISNLQIQAENIQAAESRISDVDVATEMTEFVRQQILSQSAVAMLSQANSLPKMAMTLING; encoded by the coding sequence ATGGCTCTTGTTATCAATCACAACTTAATGGCAATGAACGCTGCTCGTAACTTAAGTCAGGCTTATGGTGCTTTAGGTAGCTCTGTTTCAAAACTTTCTTCAGGCTTACGTATTACTACTGCTGCTGACGATGCTGCTGGTTTGGCTATTCGTGAACTTATGCGTGCAGAAATTGCGTCTTTAAACCAAGGCGTACGTAATGCTAACGATGCTATTTCTTTGATTCAAACTGCCGACGGTGCGTTGGGCGTTATCGATGAAAAGCTTATTCGTATGAAAGAGTTAGCTGAACAAGCTGCTACTGGTACTTATAGTTCTACTCAGCGTTTAATCATTGATTCTGAATACCAAGCTATGGCATCAGAAATCACTCGTATCGCCAATGCTACTAGCTTTAACGGTGTTCACCTCTTAAACGGTAACTTGTCTGGTGATAACCATAATGGTGCAGGTTTAGTTTCTTCCGGTAAATTAAAAGTTCACTTTGGACCAAATAACCAAAGTGCTGAAGATTACTACTACATTAAGATTGGTAACTCTACCGCTTCTTCTCTTGGTGTTGGTAATAACTCTGCAGCTGGTGATGGACACAGCATTTCTACACAACAAGGTGCACAGAAAGCTCTTGAAGCACTTAAAGAGGCGATTTCTTCAAAAGACGATATTCGTGCTAACCTTGGTGCTATGCAAAACCGTCTTGAAAACACTATCAGCAACTTGCAAATTCAAGCTGAAAACATTCAGGCTGCTGAATCACGTATCTCTGACGTTGACGTAGCAACCGAAATGACCGAATTTGTTCGTCAACAAATTCTCAGCCAATCAGCTGTAGCTATGTTGTCTCAAGCTAACTCATTGCCAAAGATGGCCATGACTCTTATCAACGGCTAA
- a CDS encoding tRNA (adenosine(37)-N6)-threonylcarbamoyltransferase complex ATPase subunit type 1 TsaE has protein sequence MDTFGCPFVFWGFCKIINRKNKLSGSVDCDKFPIILLNGTLGMGKTTVFMAIVLSSLKKEAVDFSSPSFNLYNIYPTVFLGFCKIINRKNKPSGSVDCDNLPIILLNGTLGVGKTTVFRAIVLSSLKKEAVDFSSPSFNLCNIYLTVFLGLS, from the coding sequence TTGGACACCTTCGGGTGTCCTTTTGTTTTTTGGGGTTTTTGTAAAATCATTAACAGAAAAAATAAACTTAGTGGTTCTGTTGATTGTGATAAGTTTCCGATTATTTTGTTAAATGGAACTTTAGGTATGGGAAAAACTACTGTTTTCATGGCTATAGTGCTTTCAAGTTTGAAAAAAGAAGCTGTTGATTTTTCTAGTCCAAGTTTTAATCTTTATAATATATATCCGACTGTTTTTTTGGGCTTTTGTAAAATCATTAACAGAAAAAATAAACCGAGTGGTTCTGTTGATTGTGATAATCTTCCGATTATTTTGTTAAATGGAACTTTAGGTGTTGGAAAAACTACTGTTTTCAGAGCGATAGTGCTTTCAAGTTTGAAAAAAGAAGCTGTGGATTTTTCTAGTCCAAGTTTTAATCTCTGTAATATATATCTGACTGTTTTTTTGGGGCTTTC
- the tsaE gene encoding tRNA (adenosine(37)-N6)-threonylcarbamoyltransferase complex ATPase subunit type 1 TsaE: MDIIKVDFNIDGLEETEKLGAILAGILGSLFSSTEKNKPSGSVDCNNLPIILLNGTLGVGKTTFSRSIVLSSLKKETVDFSSPSFNLYNIYPTDPLIIHADLYRLVQGSVPDEEFLEFIENKNAVILLEWSERLPAYLYPSEYLRFDFSFIEQDFELNQKRNLEISAKGKNECLILKELILAF; encoded by the coding sequence ATGGATATAATAAAAGTAGATTTTAATATAGACGGCTTGGAAGAAACCGAAAAGCTTGGGGCTATTCTCGCAGGTATTTTAGGTTCATTATTTTCCTCAACAGAAAAAAATAAACCGAGTGGTTCTGTTGATTGTAATAACTTGCCGATTATTTTGTTAAATGGAACTTTAGGTGTGGGAAAAACTACTTTTTCCCGCTCGATAGTGCTTTCAAGTTTGAAGAAAGAAACTGTTGATTTTTCTAGTCCAAGTTTTAATCTTTATAATATATATCCGACTGATCCTTTAATTATTCATGCCGACTTATATCGTTTGGTTCAAGGTTCTGTGCCTGATGAAGAGTTTTTGGAATTTATTGAAAACAAAAATGCCGTGATTTTACTGGAGTGGAGTGAACGATTGCCCGCTTATCTTTATCCGTCCGAGTATTTGCGTTTTGATTTTTCTTTTATAGAACAAGACTTTGAACTTAATCAAAAGCGTAATCTTGAAATAAGTGCCAAAGGGAAAAATGAGTGTTTGATTTTAAAAGAATTAATTTTAGCTTTTTAA
- a CDS encoding aspartate kinase, translating to MSIIVQKFGGTSVATLERMKSVQKKVMAARAKGYKVLVVLSAMAGETNRLLALANEWSANPDPAETDVLVATGEQCSIALFAMLLKDSGVKARSLLAHQIPIYTDDSYGRARIHGIESGTLENLFNHYDVLVAAGFQGKDHKGRITTLGRGGSDTSAVALASALGSVECEIYTDVEGVYTTDPNMCKDARKISHISYDEMLEMASMGAKVLEIRSVEFAKKYDVPVHVRSTFSDNVGTLVTKENKIMEHVLVSSIAYDKDQARVTLRSVPDTPGVAAKIFSPLADAGIVVDMIVQNPSRDGVTDMTFTTPRKDIKKTIAIAEDICKKLGGNAELTYDLNVAKVSAIGVGMRNHSGVAAIAFAALQKENINIMMISTSEIKISILIEEKYIELAVRTLHDMFIGTADKIVCDETNYN from the coding sequence ATGTCTATTATAGTACAAAAGTTTGGCGGAACTTCCGTTGCTACTTTAGAGAGAATGAAGTCCGTACAAAAAAAAGTTATGGCAGCCAGAGCCAAAGGTTATAAGGTGCTTGTTGTTTTATCTGCAATGGCCGGTGAAACAAACAGGTTACTCGCTTTGGCGAATGAATGGTCTGCTAATCCTGACCCTGCTGAAACTGATGTTTTGGTTGCTACCGGCGAACAATGTTCCATTGCTTTGTTTGCCATGTTGTTAAAAGATTCCGGTGTTAAGGCTCGCTCTTTACTTGCACATCAAATTCCGATTTATACTGATGACAGTTATGGAAGGGCAAGAATTCACGGCATAGAATCAGGCACTTTGGAAAATCTTTTTAATCATTATGATGTTCTTGTTGCCGCCGGTTTTCAGGGTAAAGACCATAAAGGTAGAATAACCACGCTTGGTCGAGGTGGTTCTGATACTTCTGCTGTTGCTTTGGCTTCGGCTCTTGGTTCGGTTGAGTGTGAAATTTATACTGATGTTGAGGGTGTTTATACGACTGACCCCAATATGTGTAAAGATGCAAGAAAAATATCCCATATTTCTTATGACGAAATGCTCGAAATGGCGAGTATGGGAGCAAAAGTTTTAGAAATTCGCTCTGTTGAGTTTGCAAAAAAATATGATGTACCTGTTCATGTCAGGTCTACCTTCAGTGATAATGTCGGTACACTTGTAACAAAGGAGAATAAAATAATGGAACATGTTTTAGTTTCCAGTATAGCTTATGATAAAGATCAGGCAAGAGTTACCCTGCGTTCTGTTCCGGATACTCCGGGTGTGGCGGCAAAAATTTTCAGCCCTCTAGCTGATGCGGGAATTGTTGTTGATATGATAGTTCAAAACCCGAGTCGTGATGGCGTTACTGATATGACCTTTACTACACCGCGTAAAGATATTAAAAAAACTATCGCCATAGCTGAAGATATTTGCAAAAAACTAGGTGGCAACGCAGAATTGACTTATGACCTTAATGTTGCCAAGGTTTCTGCTATCGGTGTTGGAATGCGTAACCATTCCGGCGTTGCGGCGATTGCTTTTGCGGCTTTACAAAAAGAAAATATTAATATTATGATGATTAGCACATCAGAAATAAAAATTTCTATCTTAATTGAAGAAAAATATATAGAACTTGCCGTAAGAACTTTGCACGATATGTTTATCGGAACAGCCGATAAAATAGTTTGTGATGAAACCAACTATAATTAA
- the ettA gene encoding energy-dependent translational throttle protein EttA, whose translation MSQEIDKIIYSMIRVSKKHGQKEVLKDISLSYFYGAKIGVLGLNGSGKSSLLKILAGEDKSFDGETVLAPNYTIGYLPQEPLVDETRSVKEIVEEGVSELIKIRDEFEAINAKFSEPMEADEMDALIEKQAEVQELMDAKGVWDLDAKLEMAMDALRCPPPETSVSVISGGERRRVALCRLLLKNPDILLLDEPTNHLDAESVSWLEHFLQSFPGTVIAVTHDRYFLDNVAGWILELDRGRGIPWKGNYSSWLEQKQKRLANEEKTEAERQKTLARELEWIRMAPKGRHAKSKARINAYEAMLSHESERLGKDLEIYIPPGPRLGKLVIEANNVSKTKGDTLLIEDMNFIIPAGAIVGIIGPNGAGKTTLFKMITGQETPDSGTMTIGETVKLAYVDQDRASLEQGKSVYDVISDGYDTIKLGNKEINSRAYCSRFNIMGADQQKNVDVLSGGERNRVHLAKMLKSGANVILLDEPTNDLDVNTMRALEDALENFAGCVLTISHDRWFLDRIASHILAFEGDSKVFFFEGNYSEYEADRKKRLGKAAEQPHRIKFRKLTR comes from the coding sequence ATGAGCCAAGAGATTGATAAGATTATTTATTCGATGATTCGTGTTTCTAAAAAACATGGTCAAAAAGAAGTCTTGAAAGACATTTCTTTATCTTATTTTTATGGAGCAAAAATAGGAGTTTTAGGGCTTAACGGGTCCGGAAAAAGCTCGCTCCTAAAAATTTTAGCCGGAGAAGATAAAAGCTTTGATGGTGAAACCGTACTCGCCCCTAACTATACTATAGGTTATCTTCCTCAAGAACCTCTCGTTGACGAAACCAGAAGCGTCAAAGAAATTGTCGAAGAAGGCGTAAGTGAGCTTATCAAAATCAGAGACGAGTTTGAAGCCATAAACGCAAAGTTTTCCGAACCAATGGAAGCTGACGAAATGGACGCTTTGATTGAAAAACAGGCGGAAGTTCAAGAACTTATGGACGCAAAGGGAGTTTGGGACTTAGACGCAAAACTCGAAATGGCTATGGACGCACTGCGTTGTCCACCTCCCGAAACTTCTGTTTCCGTAATTTCCGGTGGTGAACGTCGCCGTGTTGCTCTTTGTCGCTTACTTTTGAAAAACCCTGATATTTTATTATTAGACGAACCCACAAACCACCTTGACGCAGAGTCGGTTTCTTGGCTTGAACACTTTCTTCAAAGTTTTCCGGGAACAGTTATCGCCGTTACCCACGATCGTTACTTTTTAGATAACGTAGCCGGTTGGATTTTGGAACTTGACAGAGGTCGCGGGATTCCTTGGAAAGGTAACTATTCTTCATGGCTTGAACAAAAACAAAAACGTCTCGCCAACGAAGAAAAAACCGAAGCCGAACGCCAAAAAACTCTTGCCAGAGAATTAGAATGGATTCGCATGGCTCCAAAAGGTCGCCACGCAAAAAGCAAAGCCCGTATTAACGCTTATGAAGCCATGCTCTCTCATGAATCAGAACGACTCGGAAAAGATTTAGAAATTTATATTCCACCCGGTCCACGCCTTGGAAAGCTCGTTATCGAAGCGAATAACGTTTCTAAAACTAAAGGCGATACGCTCTTAATTGAAGATATGAATTTTATTATTCCCGCCGGGGCTATTGTTGGAATTATCGGACCAAACGGAGCCGGTAAAACCACCTTGTTTAAAATGATTACCGGACAAGAAACGCCTGACAGCGGAACAATGACTATAGGTGAAACCGTTAAGCTTGCTTACGTTGACCAAGACAGAGCTTCACTCGAACAAGGTAAAAGTGTTTATGATGTCATAAGCGATGGATATGACACCATTAAACTTGGTAATAAAGAAATAAATTCAAGAGCTTATTGTTCTCGTTTTAATATTATGGGTGCTGACCAACAAAAAAACGTTGATGTTTTATCAGGCGGTGAACGTAACCGAGTGCATCTTGCAAAGATGCTTAAATCCGGTGCAAACGTTATACTGCTTGACGAACCGACAAACGACCTTGATGTAAATACCATGCGAGCTTTGGAAGATGCTTTAGAAAACTTCGCCGGCTGTGTTTTAACAATCAGCCACGATCGTTGGTTTTTAGACCGTATCGCCAGCCATATTCTCGCTTTTGAAGGCGATTCCAAAGTATTTTTCTTTGAAGGAAATTACTCTGAATATGAAGCAGATCGTAAAAAACGTCTGGGCAAAGCGGCGGAACAACCACACCGTATTAAATTTAGAAAATTAACTCGTTAA
- the dnaJ gene encoding molecular chaperone DnaJ, protein MSRRDYYEILSVERTIDEDGLKKAYRKIAFQYHPDRNPDDPEAEERFKEAAEAYEILRDPNKRARYDRFGHEGVSGGGSGFSSNDDIFSSFGDIFGDLFGFSSGSRSRGPRPSVGNDLRYNLNISFRQAAKGDEVNIKIPRMSTCPECKGNRCAAGSSPETCPQCQGSGQVRHNQGFFQISVPCNRCNGEGVIITNPCPKCKGRGQIQEFRELSVKIPAGVDSGNRLRVRGEGEAGKNGGPNGDLYVFIKVDDDKTFERQDQDLIYTTEITMVQAAIGKRIEVPTLDSPVPMEIPAGTQSGEVFRLDGLGLPNPNNPKIVGDLLVEVKVLTPKRLSKRQQELLEEFEALEEERPINKAKNIFKKVGKAMGLDD, encoded by the coding sequence ATGAGTCGACGAGATTATTATGAAATTTTAAGTGTTGAACGTACTATTGATGAAGATGGTTTAAAAAAAGCATATCGTAAAATCGCTTTTCAATATCACCCCGATAGAAACCCTGATGACCCTGAGGCAGAAGAACGCTTTAAAGAAGCGGCGGAAGCCTATGAGATTTTGCGAGATCCAAATAAAAGAGCTCGCTATGATCGTTTTGGACATGAAGGTGTAAGCGGTGGCGGAAGCGGATTTAGTAGTAATGATGATATTTTTAGTAGTTTCGGCGATATTTTCGGCGATCTTTTTGGTTTTTCATCAGGTTCACGCTCTCGTGGCCCTAGGCCTAGCGTTGGAAACGACCTGCGATATAACTTAAATATTAGTTTTCGTCAGGCTGCTAAAGGTGATGAGGTCAATATAAAAATTCCTCGTATGTCGACTTGTCCTGAATGTAAAGGGAACAGATGTGCCGCCGGTTCAAGCCCTGAAACCTGTCCGCAATGTCAGGGCAGTGGGCAAGTTAGGCACAATCAAGGCTTTTTCCAAATTTCCGTTCCTTGTAATCGTTGTAATGGTGAGGGTGTTATTATTACTAACCCTTGTCCAAAATGTAAGGGACGTGGACAAATTCAAGAATTTAGAGAGTTAAGCGTTAAAATTCCTGCCGGTGTTGATAGTGGTAATCGCCTTAGAGTAAGGGGCGAGGGCGAAGCCGGTAAAAACGGCGGCCCTAACGGCGATCTTTATGTGTTTATTAAGGTTGATGATGATAAAACTTTTGAAAGGCAAGACCAAGATTTAATATATACAACTGAAATTACTATGGTTCAGGCGGCTATTGGAAAGCGTATAGAAGTTCCTACCTTAGATAGCCCCGTTCCTATGGAAATTCCCGCCGGAACTCAGAGCGGTGAAGTATTCCGCCTTGACGGTCTTGGATTGCCGAACCCAAATAATCCTAAGATAGTTGGAGATTTGTTGGTTGAAGTTAAGGTTTTAACTCCAAAACGCCTTTCAAAAAGACAACAAGAATTGCTTGAAGAGTTTGAAGCTTTAGAAGAAGAAAGACCAATTAATAAAGCAAAAAATATCTTTAAAAAAGTTGGAAAAGCCATGGGGCTTGATGATTAG
- a CDS encoding FAD-binding and (Fe-S)-binding domain-containing protein — MLHSGTHISIPASAFIRKTLFLDPESFKEYPEGVRKLVMELASELYLVCYNPFIDAKRVKASVNKRFYSLKNGLSDEYAKSIQEGIDSFWDVYEGDLRFRDTIIERLKTVLPADSIDIRPSARVERATDATDLRMELPLMVLLPHNTEEVSAIVRLANELGFAIVPRGGGTGLTGGAIPAKRRSVILSLEKLTAIKEINVENQYICLEAGVITVNAFKAAATKKLLFTVDPASKAASSIGGNISENSGGPMAFEYGSAIDCILSYRMVLPDGKVVDIERQNHPRHKIMPDETAVFIMKDSESGKEIKQISLSGTVVRAEGLGKDVTNKTLGGLPGVQKEGVDGIITEACFVLYPKPEHMQVMVLEFYGQSMRTAMNVIKEIVELRNAERENADKVKITALEEFNSKYVRVIEYKKKSHKYEGEPISVLILQLDSNDKTALEEMSNNIIAICEPLNEVDAFLAKDEKEAELFWEDRHRLSAISKRTSGFKINEDIVIPMEVIPEFSVFLERLNVECLASAFRDALRDIAGLEDFPNEDKELNQMFSLASRLMQDGGLNNYENDLREANLLKRLMRQGKRIPTPTFTLDAYVEQLRTNTLKPLEKDEEGLELQCSLFFSELVERYPYLAEEIYKAEKMMQDKRVIVASHMHAGDGNCHVNIPVNSNDAVMLRKAELVAGVVMSVAQKLGGAVTGEHGIGITKIAFLSDDEMNALKAYKKECDPNDLFNPAKLTQKELPTRPFTFSFNKLIQDINQSGLREQDRETLASLLKTVQVCNRCGKCKDVCPMHYPDPTFFYYPRNKNISIGALVEAIFYSNGYQNTPDPKLLAELLRIMEHCTGCGKCMAVCPVKINSAEVALKLRSFVAERKAGGHPIKTQVLNYLAHKPEERIPKMAKMAAFGQHVQEKLFPLLQKLPESFRSRINNPLFNSKTPPVGNKTLADALRLMRGNIFLPKTEPSFDAQKSGALPDAVLYFPGCGASLFYRNIALSSIQLLLMAGYAVIMPDKHLCCGYPLLSSGDEKNYERNRQHNNETLKSLLTAADKLGFEVTHLLTACGTCRDSIGKHQLKEFLPENMPEPEYMDVIQLLMANHLDLFTNASDKKPVVYDKLLYHAACHSEWVGVAKMKAAGIYAKALEKASGSKVNISPGCCGESGLGALSSPEIYNYLRKRKSLQLFEELNNYTADTPIIVGCPSCKIGISRILLEQGDEQKRVVQHSLEYLANRICPDNWRMQLLHSLKETQAIGGLRYIDPYAQVVLSPEELSQKDD, encoded by the coding sequence ATGTTACATAGTGGAACTCATATATCAATTCCGGCATCAGCTTTTATCCGAAAAACTCTTTTTTTGGATCCCGAAAGCTTTAAAGAATATCCTGAAGGCGTGCGTAAGCTTGTTATGGAGCTTGCCTCAGAACTATATTTAGTTTGTTATAACCCTTTTATTGATGCCAAAAGAGTAAAAGCAAGCGTAAATAAGCGTTTTTACTCTTTAAAAAACGGTTTATCCGATGAATACGCTAAAAGTATTCAAGAAGGGATAGATTCTTTTTGGGACGTCTACGAAGGCGACTTACGCTTTCGAGATACGATTATCGAACGTTTAAAAACTGTTTTGCCTGCTGATAGTATAGATATTCGCCCTTCCGCCAGAGTGGAACGTGCGACTGATGCGACCGATTTAAGAATGGAACTGCCTTTAATGGTGCTTTTACCTCATAATACTGAGGAAGTTAGTGCGATTGTGCGTTTAGCTAACGAGCTTGGTTTTGCGATTGTTCCTCGTGGTGGGGGAACGGGCTTAACCGGCGGAGCTATTCCCGCTAAGAGGCGTTCTGTTATTTTAAGTTTGGAAAAATTAACGGCGATTAAAGAGATTAATGTTGAAAATCAATATATTTGTCTTGAAGCCGGCGTAATTACGGTTAATGCATTTAAAGCGGCGGCGACCAAAAAATTGTTGTTTACCGTTGACCCTGCCTCTAAAGCTGCGTCAAGTATAGGCGGAAATATTTCAGAAAACTCAGGCGGACCAATGGCTTTTGAATACGGTTCGGCTATCGACTGTATTTTATCTTATCGCATGGTTTTACCTGATGGAAAGGTTGTGGATATTGAACGCCAAAACCACCCGCGTCATAAAATTATGCCTGATGAAACCGCTGTTTTTATAATGAAAGACTCGGAAAGCGGAAAAGAAATAAAACAAATTTCTTTAAGCGGAACTGTGGTTAGAGCAGAGGGTCTTGGCAAAGACGTTACTAATAAAACCCTTGGCGGATTACCCGGAGTTCAAAAAGAAGGCGTAGACGGTATTATTACCGAAGCCTGTTTTGTGCTTTATCCCAAGCCTGAACATATGCAGGTCATGGTTTTGGAATTTTATGGGCAAAGCATGCGTACCGCCATGAACGTTATTAAAGAAATCGTTGAGTTGCGTAATGCGGAAAGGGAAAATGCGGATAAAGTCAAAATAACCGCCTTAGAAGAATTTAACAGTAAATATGTTAGAGTTATCGAATATAAGAAAAAGTCTCATAAATACGAAGGCGAGCCGATTTCTGTTTTAATTTTACAGTTAGACAGTAACGATAAAACCGCCCTCGAAGAAATGAGTAATAACATTATTGCGATTTGTGAACCTTTAAACGAAGTTGATGCCTTTTTAGCTAAAGACGAGAAAGAAGCCGAACTTTTTTGGGAAGATCGCCATCGTTTATCCGCTATTTCCAAGCGTACTTCTGGCTTTAAAATAAACGAAGATATTGTTATTCCAATGGAAGTAATTCCTGAATTTTCTGTTTTTTTAGAGCGTCTTAATGTAGAATGTTTAGCTAGTGCTTTCCGTGATGCGTTAAGAGATATTGCGGGGCTTGAAGACTTTCCTAACGAAGACAAAGAGTTAAACCAAATGTTTAGTTTGGCGTCTCGCTTGATGCAAGATGGTGGTTTGAATAATTACGAAAATGATTTGAGAGAAGCCAACTTGCTTAAGCGTTTAATGAGACAGGGAAAACGCATTCCTACGCCTACTTTTACTTTAGATGCTTATGTTGAACAGTTAAGAACCAATACCCTTAAACCTTTGGAAAAAGACGAAGAAGGGCTTGAATTACAGTGTAGCTTGTTCTTTTCCGAGTTGGTGGAACGCTATCCTTACTTGGCGGAAGAAATTTATAAAGCTGAAAAAATGATGCAGGATAAGCGTGTTATCGTTGCCAGCCATATGCACGCAGGCGATGGAAATTGCCACGTTAATATTCCCGTAAACTCCAATGATGCCGTTATGTTAAGAAAGGCAGAGTTGGTTGCAGGCGTTGTGATGAGCGTTGCTCAAAAACTTGGTGGTGCGGTTACCGGTGAACACGGCATTGGTATCACAAAAATTGCTTTTTTATCTGATGACGAGATGAATGCGTTAAAGGCATATAAAAAAGAGTGTGATCCCAATGACTTATTTAACCCTGCTAAACTCACTCAAAAAGAACTTCCAACACGCCCCTTTACCTTTTCATTTAACAAGTTAATTCAAGATATTAATCAAAGTGGCTTAAGGGAACAAGATAGAGAAACATTAGCTTCTTTATTAAAAACAGTACAAGTTTGTAACCGTTGTGGAAAATGTAAAGACGTTTGTCCGATGCATTATCCTGACCCGACTTTCTTTTATTATCCACGGAATAAAAATATTTCTATTGGGGCTTTGGTCGAAGCAATTTTTTATTCAAACGGCTACCAGAATACGCCTGATCCCAAACTCTTAGCAGAATTATTGCGTATTATGGAACACTGTACGGGCTGTGGAAAGTGCATGGCGGTTTGTCCGGTTAAAATTAATTCGGCGGAAGTTGCCTTAAAACTACGTTCTTTTGTCGCCGAACGCAAAGCCGGCGGACACCCGATAAAAACTCAAGTTTTAAATTATTTAGCTCACAAACCCGAAGAACGTATTCCTAAAATGGCAAAGATGGCGGCTTTTGGGCAACATGTTCAAGAAAAGCTTTTTCCTTTATTGCAAAAACTGCCCGAAAGTTTCAGATCACGCATCAACAACCCCTTATTTAACAGTAAAACTCCGCCCGTAGGAAATAAAACCCTTGCCGACGCTTTACGTTTAATGCGTGGTAATATCTTTTTGCCTAAGACAGAACCGTCTTTTGATGCACAAAAGTCCGGGGCTTTGCCTGATGCGGTTTTATACTTTCCGGGTTGTGGGGCTTCGTTGTTTTATCGCAATATTGCTTTGTCATCTATTCAGCTTTTGTTGATGGCGGGTTATGCGGTGATTATGCCTGATAAACATTTGTGTTGTGGTTATCCTTTGTTATCTTCCGGTGATGAAAAAAATTATGAAAGAAATCGCCAGCATAACAATGAAACTTTAAAAAGTCTTTTAACTGCTGCTGATAAGCTCGGTTTTGAGGTTACACATTTACTAACCGCCTGTGGTACTTGTCGAGATAGTATTGGGAAACACCAACTCAAGGAATTTTTGCCTGAAAATATGCCTGAACCTGAATATATGGACGTTATTCAGCTTTTAATGGCGAACCACCTTGATTTATTTACTAATGCTTCCGATAAAAAGCCTGTGGTTTATGATAAACTCTTATATCATGCGGCTTGTCATAGTGAGTGGGTGGGTGTGGCTAAAATGAAAGCCGCCGGTATTTATGCAAAAGCTTTGGAAAAGGCGAGCGGCAGTAAGGTGAATATTAGCCCCGGTTGTTGCGGAGAATCAGGATTAGGGGCTTTAAGTTCGCCTGAGATTTATAACTATTTGCGTAAACGTAAGAGTCTACAATTGTTTGAAGAATTGAATAATTATACGGCTGATACTCCTATTATTGTTGGTTGTCCTTCTTGTAAAATAGGTATTTCGCGTATTTTATTGGAACAAGGCGATGAACAAAAACGCGTGGTTCAACACAGCCTTGAATACTTGGCGAATAGAATTTGTCCTGATAATTGGCGTATGCAACTTTTGCATTCACTCAAAGAAACGCAAGCAATAGGTGGATTACGTTATATTGACCCTTATGCCCAAGTTGTATTAAGCCCCGAAGAGTTAAGTCAAAAAGACGACTAA